The window gctccccttgtCTTACCAGATGGTGACAGTAACAGCAGCTCTTCTTTCTCATCCTGCCTTGCCTTTTGAAAAATCAGAGACCAGGAAATGGAGCAACAGGAAGTGATTTAAAGGCACTTCCTGCCACTCCTTTCCCTTGCCCTCCATCTTTAAAAAAGACAGGGCCAGGCAGAATGAGTGGAGGTGGCCATGCAACAAGTAAGTGGATCTGCCACCAGAGGCAACCAttcttattttctatgtaaaccactttgagaacttttgttgaaaagtggtatatatgtaGTAGTAgcctcacctggcttcatcagCAGACTAACCCTGTAAGCATGCAAGAGAGCCAatgaaattaaaatttatttaaatttaaatttatccTTTATTTTCTAAAGGATTTTCAAGAAAATGTGGAACTCATCTTCATTTTTCTGATTTTTCTTTAAATATAGCAGCCACAGAATCCCTGCAACATGAAGCAGGACTGTAGAGTGTATGTGAGTGGGTGTTTAACTTTTTACCTCTACATAATTTTGCTGGCAAAAATAATACACATCCATAATTTGTCATTTGCCCTGGGGCAACAAACAGTTGGGATGGAATAGTTTCTTTAGAAAACCAGCACAGCAGAGGaaggttaagaacataggaagctgccatataccaagtcagaccattggtccatctagctcaatattgtctacatggactggcagtggcttctccaaggtcacaggtaggagtctcactcagccctatcttggagatgctagggagggaacttctgatgtccttcccagagtggctccatcacctgaggggaataacttacagtgcttacacatgtagcctcccattcatatgcagccagggtggaccctgcccaGCAAAGGGGAcgttatgcttgctgccacaagaccagcaggttataaaccaggggttctcaaatgtgagtCCTCAGATGcagttgggctacaactcctatcatctacAGCCACAATGTAcatggctacaactcccatctacagccacatttgagaaccccggGTTAACCCCACACACCATAGTCTTGATCAGGACTGGAAGgcccagtattttttttaaaataaataaataaatttatttctaaataaataaataaataaataaataaatgcaaagatGCATTTAAACACCTCATCAAAGTTTACTCTCAACAAAGCTATGGAGACCAGTCCTGACCTGTTTCAAAGTGAGAATAACCTCTTCCTTGAGGGAAAATAGACATGAATCAAAATGCAAGACTTCTCTCCAACAAATGATGTTGTTTTAACTTGCTGTATGACTCAAACGGTATACTGTCTAACTTGTCTGATtcttctaaacacacacacacacacacacacacacacgcttaatTCTTAAAAATAAACCATAAAGTAAATTATATCTAATGTGTCTGGGATGACCACTGTCAAATCTAAGAAAAGTACTGCAATctttagctttttaatttaagaaaGTATGTATCTGTGATGCTGAATGTTTGACCAGCACATCCAAAAAATGAACCTGAGAGAAACTGGCCTGAAGATCAAACGGAATATTAGTATTCCTGGAATGGATCCATTATGGAATTCATTAAGTTCCTCCAAATTGCCTTTCCAAATGAAAAAATGATGAGGTTGTACACACAACCAAAATaatggcagggaaggcagggatggacctaccccccaccccagatgattGGTAAAGTTCTCTTGGGTACACCATtacatgcccacatgatctgcactgctccatgcagcgaggatctctggaggctgggacccgtttttcccagcctccaggaattgcacaatgcaccacacaatgagtgtggtgcattaggggattcccctGGGAATTGGGCACTCTAGGAACCCGACTCtgtgggctgccctagcctgggttgggctgctcatgcaAACAGCCTTGTTGTATATGCAGCGATACCAAAATAAAATGGAGATACGAAAAGGGTTAGTAGTTACACCAGCCTTTATGTGCCATTAAATACCGAAGTAAAGAATGGCATTTTGCTCTTGAATTACAGTTCCCATTTTCTTTGTACATCTAGCATTCTGCAAAAAAAGTTGGTGATACTATCTTCTATGTTCCCAGCAGCAGAATTTGCTTCAAAATTACTCAAAAGGAAGTCAATATTCACAAcatacaaaagaagaagaagaagaagctaccAAATACAAAGCACAGGAGACCACAATTATATAATCATTTTACTGTATGTCCATGTAAACATTTATTTCATGCACTTGCTATGCATGCTGAATTCCTTCTGATGTGGAATGTTTAGCTTTTTGCAGTACAACCTCATAAAACATTTCAGCTTTAATTCAAAGACTTGTGTTATGATACAAAAGGCTATTTATATTTATTAGGCCCATGGGCCTAATATACATAGAATATTTGTcaaaataatttatatttatctattttttaCAATAATGCATATCACCTTGCACTTTCAAATCCCATCAGAATAGTTACAgttgtataaaccactttgagcataaATAAGTAGTTTATTAGTCATTTCATGTACAATAAACAGCAATACCAAAACAATATAGtatttaaagaacacacacaaCTCACACATACACTTCTTTAACGAAGTATTTTTAAAGTACTAGTTTTTAgtaccacttttaaaatgttggtaCTAGTTAATTTAAACCAACAAGGGCACATACAGTCAAAGTGATGCACTTTCAAGTCCTGCTGGTTTCAGTGAAAGTGTGTACTGATATGTGAGAGACTTAAAATTGTTTGACTGTCCATGCTCTTAGGAAGCAGGCTACCAAACGTTTCTTCATTGCCACCCCACTCATTTTAATGGGATTCATGCTTTCCCAATTACAAGAAAACATGTTAATGATCTATTTAGCTTACTTACTTCCCCAAtaaattgctaaaaaaaaaaaaacataaaaagggTGCAGAAGGAAGGTAAGGATTGATGGAATTAGAAAGCGGGACAATAATACAAGCCATGCTTGTACTTTTGAAGACTGCACATTGTAGAACAAATTGGCCTGGTTTGCACAatagtttgaatctaggtttaatgtagattactgacattagtgtgattgtgtcaACCcttgccaaggtggtttatggctcaAGAGTAATCCAAGATTCCCGCcctggtgtgggttcacacaatcacaataaTTCTGACAATttatattaaacctagattcaaatgattgtgtgaaccagaccattatGTCATTTGTAGGGTGATCATAACAATGTGTGTATTTAAGATTGCCGGTCAAATCAGCACAGTTACATGTGTCTGTTCAGGCTCTCAATTCCAAATACTTTATACACTCCCAAAGAACTGACAAGGCAACTTTTAGATAAAGTTTTTTCTTCATCTTATAGCCTCTCAAAGTTCTGATTCTTTATCACCATCATCTAGATAATATTCATCATCCGTAGTGGTGTCGGAGTCTGAATCTGAATAATCCACAGGGCCTTTCCCATGGACATCAGTTGGCTCACTTAGAGACGAGCCTTCTGCTGATGCATTTCTCTCAGCAAAACTTGAGGTTAACTGCTCAGACATATTTAAAGAACCACTCTCTTCTTTTCTCAGACAACCAGGGTTCTTTAAAAGACATGGCCTCCACAACCGTCCTTCAGTAAGCGATCTCTTTATATTGTCCAAGAAAGCCTGTTGCTGTTCTTTCCCAAAAATGCCAAATTCAATTGATGGGTACATCACACGTCTAGAACCAAAGGTCCTGTTACTGTCATTATATGGCTCCCAGTTCTCATTCTCATCACAAGACAGCAGTTCAGAATAGGATTTAAACTTACGACCGTACCTACTATTGTGACGTATGAAGTTGCTCCCTGAGGCCTGGTGATCAAGGGGTTCTCGTGCATAAGATGTTTCAGAAAAGTGGCGTTCACGTTGCATTTTGCCAAGATTCACAACTGGCTCAACACAGGGTAGGTTTCGATTTAGCCTGTTTGACTGCTTGATGTTTTGATCATGGTTGTATCCTGTTGGTGAAACCACCTTTTGTGGTTGGTAAATATTTGACTTTGAGTCATTTTTCATAAGAAGGTTTGAGATTTTGTCCGGTGAATGTTGGGAAAATGAGGACTCACTAACATTACTAATGTCTTTTTTCTTTTGACCAAGATCTGCAGCTGTAATTCTGGAGAAGACAGAGCGATTGTTGTTTTCTAAAGCCTTGATGCGCGCTTGGGAAATATTAAGTGTAGACACTATTTCTTCTGGAAACAATGCTGTGAGATTTTGTGGGCTGTTTATCGTTTTTTTATCACTTTGTCTAACACTGCCAGTCTCCCTTTTCTGGTTACACAGGTTTGCAAAAGGCCTTCTACTTTCATTGGTAACCAAGAGAGGGCCTTCATTAATTTGTGATTTCTTATTCTCTAATTGGTCAAGCACAATGTTATCAAGTTCATCAGGCAAAGGGTTCAGATTCTGGTTCTCATTACCTGTTTGCAGAAGTGACTGGGGAACATCAGGTGAAATCAACATGCCGTGAGATTCACTGATCTCCAAAGAAGGGGCGCCATTCTGTGAAAATATACTGTTTATATGTGGCTTGGGACTTAAGCTTTTCTTGCTAGAAAACTTCCGGCTTGTTTTGTACATAGCTgccagtttgtttttaattgagggcctatttttccttttttctatgtCGCTAGCTTTATCTTTCATGCAATCCAATATAAGCTTATTTTCAGTTGCTGAACGGTTAAGCAAATCCTGTGTGGTACTTGAGAACTGATCTTTAGAGTTAACGTTCTGGTTATCTACAGAGTTTTTCTCAAAGCTCTGTAAGTGTGTGCAGTCTTCATATGTCAGAGAATTCTGAGGCGTCTCCTCTTGTTCAGTTTTTGAATGCTTCAAAGCAATCCTCTCTGGGATATTTGTCTGAAGAGCTAGATTAACTTTGGAAGCTGCATCCAACTGAAATGTTTGTTTCTGGAAATCTGAGCACACCTTGGTCTCTGAAATAACTGCTTCATCTAGGCCACTTCTAATACTTTTATTTCTTGGCTGCAATCCATTCCCCTTCTTTGATATAATATGACATATATAACGTGCTCTTTCTTTGACCTCTGCATTTTGTCTAGTTTTCTCTCCAGCAGAGTTTTCCAGGATGTCTGTTGCTGGGTTTGCAGCATATTTCCCTTCCTGGTTGCTACCGATTGAACGGGAAGGTAGAATATGTAACTTGTTGCTCTTTGTTGCTTTAGCAGATGGCTGACAGCACAGGAGGCTCTCCTTTTGAGCATCCATTGCAAAAGAAGCTGCAGCAACATTCTCTAAAGGGATTTTTGTGTCTGTAGGGTTTGATGAGCTGAAGCTTAATGTGTTGTCACGTTCAGAGCTCTCTTTCAATGGCGAAGGACATGTGCCAATATGTAGTTTGCCCAGTGCATTGGTAATGATATTAACTGATTCATTCACTGTAACCCTGGGTTTCAGTTCACTTAGAGGGTCATTTAAAGCTATCCTGTTGGAACGTACCAGTACTGGGGCTTCTGTCTGAACTCCTAGTCCTCCTCTGTGGTACATGGTGCTTTGTGCCTGAGATGCACTTGCTCTCTCCGTGGTAGGACTTATGACATCAGGACCTCCTTTATCAGGATCATCTGGAATTTCTGAGTTCTGTGGCATACCATGAGTGACCGGCATTTTGCCAGGAGAAcctgctttttcttctctctctaagCTGGAAGGAAAAGCAACACTTGCTAAACCAATGCGAACTTCATATTTCTTTTGAGGAGCTCGATAATTTTCTAAGGGTAGGGAAGAATCTGTGTTCTTGGTATCATCTAGAAAGAGACTCCACAATGTTCTAGATTGTTTCCGTGGTAAGGTATAATAAACGGAAATCAGCTCATGGTATTGGACATTATCTTCCTCAATGCTAACTGTAAGCTTACTAGTAGTTTTGTACTGCTGTAAAGGATTTCCCTCATCGGTTTCCTCACAATCAGAAAATACAGGAGCTTCAGATTTCTCTGGAGAACCTATCATTGTCCCTTTTCCTGATTTACTGGAAATTACATCAGTAGTACTTCTGTGCCTAGGATCTTGGGTTGACAGCAAATGGCAGTCTCTAATTTGTGGAGTGTTTTCTTTTGGTGATGGATTTAAGGAAGAACTGGCTGGACTTACACAGGATAATTTATCTCGATTTGAATAAAGGTTTTCAAGTCTATTTGATATATGCCTGTCAAAATTATTCCCCATAGCAATTAGGTTTTTAATGGGTCTTTTAGCGGAAGACATAGGTTTTTCCAATAAAACACTACCATCAATACTGGCTGATTTTCTAGGTAAGTTGTAATATATCATAGGGGATTTGGGAGGGCTGTTACTTGGAGAGCCAgtgattttggtggtggtggcatgTCTAACAAAGCTGTTCCGTCTGCTGAACTTTTCAGTGCAAGGTTCTGGTAACTGCTCATCTGTAAATATTTCAGGGCCTCTGCTGGAATCAGGAGCAGAAATATTCTTGCACTTCTTATTGTGCCCCAATGCTCTCAAGCTTTCTGACTGATGCTCTTCTTGCTGCAGACTTTGAGGAATTGGCGCCCTTGTGCAGTTACCAGTAACAGAAGGTGGGAGAGACATTTGATCACAGTAGTTTGTGGCACAATCACcttcattttgttgcccatttctGTTGCGAATGCTTGATGAATGCATTTTTTCAATTTCTCTTTTAGAAGTTGATTTGGCTTGCCTTTCTGAGCCCGATGGGAGTGGTGGTTTAAGAAGCACGTTATTCTGTGGGACAGTTACAGAAGAGTTCTTAGAAGGAGCTATCGAAGGTTCTGTTGGACTATTTGAATCTATTTGCTGAGAAACTGGTTCAAATGTCCCTTCTTTTGCATCTCCACTGCCCACGCTACCTGACTGGTCAGTACCCTTAATATCATCTGAGGCAAATGTTTTAAAGTTCTGCTTAGTCTGAGTGTGCATAACCAAAGGCTTCGAGGAGATTTGTCCAGCCCCAACTAATAGATTTTGTTTCTGAACTGCATATTCTGTCCTGTCCTTTGAAACTGATAAACCAGGCTCATTGGAAACACTTGCTTTGACAAATGGCAAAGCAGCCGTTGAATTATACATTGGACAGTTATGCATGCCTTTTGCATGCCTTGAAAATAATCTGGCTGTTGCATCTTCTGAACGATTCATGCTCCTTGTGTATCCCAAGACATGGTTCTGTGCATCACTCTCACGTTGCCATAAACTAATGTTTTTTGCATAGGGACTTTGGTAGTCATTTAGATTAGCTGGGTTACTTTCAAAATTGGCATCTGAGGCAAAAAAGACTTCATCATTGTAATACTGGTGGCCATCAGGCCTAAAAAGCGGCTGCCCTAATCTTTCACAAGGAAAACTCTTGCGGGACAGATTCATCCTACCATGCAGTGGTGGATATCTGTAGTGGGGTCTGGGAATATTCCTTTCCCATTGATGCAATGCATAATTATCCTGATTATCAAAACGCAGAGGATCTGGACGTTTGTCAGCGAAACTGACCCCACTAGAATAATTGGTATTTGATAATGTTCTTCTGTAATTGACTTTTGAGCGGTAAAATTCATATCTTGTATTCTCCTGCAGAGCACAAGGATATGTATCTTCAACAGCTGGGCCAAATTCCATTAACGACCG of the Hemicordylus capensis ecotype Gifberg chromosome 3, rHemCap1.1.pri, whole genome shotgun sequence genome contains:
- the EXPH5 gene encoding exophilin-5 isoform X4, giving the protein MAKTETGDSPSPFEPTNKGCDSTKVEVEENMSTWNEQLENELLRVLGNLDDQLAREQAQDSVNRKTPTDYGSRAPDTNQHSTITRPTFLGRVQRNDRSMFLSDGTRTLRAREEHKTPVRPRMFYDTYFKRHHAEDYAYWDVGSGSTTLKRGHSTRSLGQCSEGSLGYSSATPSNGFGHKDFMYTDNVSRSYSLSCLARRQSLGSADQLSIVGLQHPSAMEGNGRFTQRNCRLYPRRTPLSSVVWNAPQSSEHPQYPESLLRTRSLMEFGPAVEDTYPCALQENTRYEFYRSKVNYRRTLSNTNYSSGVSFADKRPDPLRFDNQDNYALHQWERNIPRPHYRYPPLHGRMNLSRKSFPCERLGQPLFRPDGHQYYNDEVFFASDANFESNPANLNDYQSPYAKNISLWQRESDAQNHVLGYTRSMNRSEDATARLFSRHAKGMHNCPMYNSTAALPFVKASVSNEPGLSVSKDRTEYAVQKQNLLVGAGQISSKPLVMHTQTKQNFKTFASDDIKGTDQSGSVGSGDAKEGTFEPVSQQIDSNSPTEPSIAPSKNSSVTVPQNNVLLKPPLPSGSERQAKSTSKREIEKMHSSSIRNRNGQQNEGDCATNYCDQMSLPPSVTGNCTRAPIPQSLQQEEHQSESLRALGHNKKCKNISAPDSSRGPEIFTDEQLPEPCTEKFSRRNSFVRHATTTKITGSPSNSPPKSPMIYYNLPRKSASIDGSVLLEKPMSSAKRPIKNLIAMGNNFDRHISNRLENLYSNRDKLSCVSPASSSLNPSPKENTPQIRDCHLLSTQDPRHRSTTDVISSKSGKGTMIGSPEKSEAPVFSDCEETDEGNPLQQYKTTSKLTVSIEEDNVQYHELISVYYTLPRKQSRTLWSLFLDDTKNTDSSLPLENYRAPQKKYEVRIGLASVAFPSSLEREEKAGSPGKMPVTHGMPQNSEIPDDPDKGGPDVISPTTERASASQAQSTMYHRGGLGVQTEAPVLVRSNRIALNDPLSELKPRVTVNESVNIITNALGKLHIGTCPSPLKESSERDNTLSFSSSNPTDTKIPLENVAAASFAMDAQKESLLCCQPSAKATKSNKLHILPSRSIGSNQEGKYAANPATDILENSAGEKTRQNAEVKERARYICHIISKKGNGLQPRNKSIRSGLDEAVISETKVCSDFQKQTFQLDAASKVNLALQTNIPERIALKHSKTEQEETPQNSLTYEDCTHLQSFEKNSVDNQNVNSKDQFSSTTQDLLNRSATENKLILDCMKDKASDIEKRKNRPSIKNKLAAMYKTSRKFSSKKSLSPKPHINSIFSQNGAPSLEISESHGMLISPDVPQSLLQTGNENQNLNPLPDELDNIVLDQLENKKSQINEGPLLVTNESRRPFANLCNQKRETGSVRQSDKKTINSPQNLTALFPEEIVSTLNISQARIKALENNNRSVFSRITAADLGQKKKDISNVSESSFSQHSPDKISNLLMKNDSKSNIYQPQKVVSPTGYNHDQNIKQSNRLNRNLPCVEPVVNLGKMQRERHFSETSYAREPLDHQASGSNFIRHNSRYGRKFKSYSELLSCDENENWEPYNDSNRTFGSRRVMYPSIEFGIFGKEQQQAFLDNIKRSLTEGRLWRPCLLKNPGCLRKEESGSLNMSEQLTSSFAERNASAEGSSLSEPTDVHGKGPVDYSDSDSDTTTDDEYYLDDGDKESEL
- the EXPH5 gene encoding exophilin-5 isoform X3, which encodes MPFILRKTTETGDSPSPFEPTNKGCDSTKVEVEENMSTWNEQLENELLRVLGNLDDQLAREQAQDSVNRKTPTDYGSRAPDTNQHSTITRPTFLGRVQRNDRSMFLSDGTRTLRAREEHKTPVRPRMFYDTYFKRHHAEDYAYWDVGSGSTTLKRGHSTRSLGQCSEGSLGYSSATPSNGFGHKDFMYTDNVSRSYSLSCLARRQSLGSADQLSIVGLQHPSAMEGNGRFTQRNCRLYPRRTPLSSVVWNAPQSSEHPQYPESLLRTRSLMEFGPAVEDTYPCALQENTRYEFYRSKVNYRRTLSNTNYSSGVSFADKRPDPLRFDNQDNYALHQWERNIPRPHYRYPPLHGRMNLSRKSFPCERLGQPLFRPDGHQYYNDEVFFASDANFESNPANLNDYQSPYAKNISLWQRESDAQNHVLGYTRSMNRSEDATARLFSRHAKGMHNCPMYNSTAALPFVKASVSNEPGLSVSKDRTEYAVQKQNLLVGAGQISSKPLVMHTQTKQNFKTFASDDIKGTDQSGSVGSGDAKEGTFEPVSQQIDSNSPTEPSIAPSKNSSVTVPQNNVLLKPPLPSGSERQAKSTSKREIEKMHSSSIRNRNGQQNEGDCATNYCDQMSLPPSVTGNCTRAPIPQSLQQEEHQSESLRALGHNKKCKNISAPDSSRGPEIFTDEQLPEPCTEKFSRRNSFVRHATTTKITGSPSNSPPKSPMIYYNLPRKSASIDGSVLLEKPMSSAKRPIKNLIAMGNNFDRHISNRLENLYSNRDKLSCVSPASSSLNPSPKENTPQIRDCHLLSTQDPRHRSTTDVISSKSGKGTMIGSPEKSEAPVFSDCEETDEGNPLQQYKTTSKLTVSIEEDNVQYHELISVYYTLPRKQSRTLWSLFLDDTKNTDSSLPLENYRAPQKKYEVRIGLASVAFPSSLEREEKAGSPGKMPVTHGMPQNSEIPDDPDKGGPDVISPTTERASASQAQSTMYHRGGLGVQTEAPVLVRSNRIALNDPLSELKPRVTVNESVNIITNALGKLHIGTCPSPLKESSERDNTLSFSSSNPTDTKIPLENVAAASFAMDAQKESLLCCQPSAKATKSNKLHILPSRSIGSNQEGKYAANPATDILENSAGEKTRQNAEVKERARYICHIISKKGNGLQPRNKSIRSGLDEAVISETKVCSDFQKQTFQLDAASKVNLALQTNIPERIALKHSKTEQEETPQNSLTYEDCTHLQSFEKNSVDNQNVNSKDQFSSTTQDLLNRSATENKLILDCMKDKASDIEKRKNRPSIKNKLAAMYKTSRKFSSKKSLSPKPHINSIFSQNGAPSLEISESHGMLISPDVPQSLLQTGNENQNLNPLPDELDNIVLDQLENKKSQINEGPLLVTNESRRPFANLCNQKRETGSVRQSDKKTINSPQNLTALFPEEIVSTLNISQARIKALENNNRSVFSRITAADLGQKKKDISNVSESSFSQHSPDKISNLLMKNDSKSNIYQPQKVVSPTGYNHDQNIKQSNRLNRNLPCVEPVVNLGKMQRERHFSETSYAREPLDHQASGSNFIRHNSRYGRKFKSYSELLSCDENENWEPYNDSNRTFGSRRVMYPSIEFGIFGKEQQQAFLDNIKRSLTEGRLWRPCLLKNPGCLRKEESGSLNMSEQLTSSFAERNASAEGSSLSEPTDVHGKGPVDYSDSDSDTTTDDEYYLDDGDKESEL
- the EXPH5 gene encoding exophilin-5 isoform X1, with the protein product MNRAPPGVDLSFLNEEEAKQIFQVLERDTQLKRAEKERISKLHKIKKDATEHPGVTGEWFEEMQRRKFQTDANAGRMLKQPLAHRLRKALRNDSTSAKPAPLQVPQAQKNASPSLLGGLRTPFASLFSSFRKPKRQPPKPPPQEQQCPTRYDHFALAAHPSSKVEEMAKTETGDSPSPFEPTNKGCDSTKVEVEENMSTWNEQLENELLRVLGNLDDQLAREQAQDSVNRKTPTDYGSRAPDTNQHSTITRPTFLGRVQRNDRSMFLSDGTRTLRAREEHKTPVRPRMFYDTYFKRHHAEDYAYWDVGSGSTTLKRGHSTRSLGQCSEGSLGYSSATPSNGFGHKDFMYTDNVSRSYSLSCLARRQSLGSADQLSIVGLQHPSAMEGNGRFTQRNCRLYPRRTPLSSVVWNAPQSSEHPQYPESLLRTRSLMEFGPAVEDTYPCALQENTRYEFYRSKVNYRRTLSNTNYSSGVSFADKRPDPLRFDNQDNYALHQWERNIPRPHYRYPPLHGRMNLSRKSFPCERLGQPLFRPDGHQYYNDEVFFASDANFESNPANLNDYQSPYAKNISLWQRESDAQNHVLGYTRSMNRSEDATARLFSRHAKGMHNCPMYNSTAALPFVKASVSNEPGLSVSKDRTEYAVQKQNLLVGAGQISSKPLVMHTQTKQNFKTFASDDIKGTDQSGSVGSGDAKEGTFEPVSQQIDSNSPTEPSIAPSKNSSVTVPQNNVLLKPPLPSGSERQAKSTSKREIEKMHSSSIRNRNGQQNEGDCATNYCDQMSLPPSVTGNCTRAPIPQSLQQEEHQSESLRALGHNKKCKNISAPDSSRGPEIFTDEQLPEPCTEKFSRRNSFVRHATTTKITGSPSNSPPKSPMIYYNLPRKSASIDGSVLLEKPMSSAKRPIKNLIAMGNNFDRHISNRLENLYSNRDKLSCVSPASSSLNPSPKENTPQIRDCHLLSTQDPRHRSTTDVISSKSGKGTMIGSPEKSEAPVFSDCEETDEGNPLQQYKTTSKLTVSIEEDNVQYHELISVYYTLPRKQSRTLWSLFLDDTKNTDSSLPLENYRAPQKKYEVRIGLASVAFPSSLEREEKAGSPGKMPVTHGMPQNSEIPDDPDKGGPDVISPTTERASASQAQSTMYHRGGLGVQTEAPVLVRSNRIALNDPLSELKPRVTVNESVNIITNALGKLHIGTCPSPLKESSERDNTLSFSSSNPTDTKIPLENVAAASFAMDAQKESLLCCQPSAKATKSNKLHILPSRSIGSNQEGKYAANPATDILENSAGEKTRQNAEVKERARYICHIISKKGNGLQPRNKSIRSGLDEAVISETKVCSDFQKQTFQLDAASKVNLALQTNIPERIALKHSKTEQEETPQNSLTYEDCTHLQSFEKNSVDNQNVNSKDQFSSTTQDLLNRSATENKLILDCMKDKASDIEKRKNRPSIKNKLAAMYKTSRKFSSKKSLSPKPHINSIFSQNGAPSLEISESHGMLISPDVPQSLLQTGNENQNLNPLPDELDNIVLDQLENKKSQINEGPLLVTNESRRPFANLCNQKRETGSVRQSDKKTINSPQNLTALFPEEIVSTLNISQARIKALENNNRSVFSRITAADLGQKKKDISNVSESSFSQHSPDKISNLLMKNDSKSNIYQPQKVVSPTGYNHDQNIKQSNRLNRNLPCVEPVVNLGKMQRERHFSETSYAREPLDHQASGSNFIRHNSRYGRKFKSYSELLSCDENENWEPYNDSNRTFGSRRVMYPSIEFGIFGKEQQQAFLDNIKRSLTEGRLWRPCLLKNPGCLRKEESGSLNMSEQLTSSFAERNASAEGSSLSEPTDVHGKGPVDYSDSDSDTTTDDEYYLDDGDKESEL
- the EXPH5 gene encoding exophilin-5 isoform X2, whose protein sequence is MQRRKFQTDANAGRMLKQPLAHRLRKALRNDSTSAKPAPLQVPQAQKNASPSLLGGLRTPFASLFSSFRKPKRQPPKPPPQEQQCPTRYDHFALAAHPSSKVEEMAKTETGDSPSPFEPTNKGCDSTKVEVEENMSTWNEQLENELLRVLGNLDDQLAREQAQDSVNRKTPTDYGSRAPDTNQHSTITRPTFLGRVQRNDRSMFLSDGTRTLRAREEHKTPVRPRMFYDTYFKRHHAEDYAYWDVGSGSTTLKRGHSTRSLGQCSEGSLGYSSATPSNGFGHKDFMYTDNVSRSYSLSCLARRQSLGSADQLSIVGLQHPSAMEGNGRFTQRNCRLYPRRTPLSSVVWNAPQSSEHPQYPESLLRTRSLMEFGPAVEDTYPCALQENTRYEFYRSKVNYRRTLSNTNYSSGVSFADKRPDPLRFDNQDNYALHQWERNIPRPHYRYPPLHGRMNLSRKSFPCERLGQPLFRPDGHQYYNDEVFFASDANFESNPANLNDYQSPYAKNISLWQRESDAQNHVLGYTRSMNRSEDATARLFSRHAKGMHNCPMYNSTAALPFVKASVSNEPGLSVSKDRTEYAVQKQNLLVGAGQISSKPLVMHTQTKQNFKTFASDDIKGTDQSGSVGSGDAKEGTFEPVSQQIDSNSPTEPSIAPSKNSSVTVPQNNVLLKPPLPSGSERQAKSTSKREIEKMHSSSIRNRNGQQNEGDCATNYCDQMSLPPSVTGNCTRAPIPQSLQQEEHQSESLRALGHNKKCKNISAPDSSRGPEIFTDEQLPEPCTEKFSRRNSFVRHATTTKITGSPSNSPPKSPMIYYNLPRKSASIDGSVLLEKPMSSAKRPIKNLIAMGNNFDRHISNRLENLYSNRDKLSCVSPASSSLNPSPKENTPQIRDCHLLSTQDPRHRSTTDVISSKSGKGTMIGSPEKSEAPVFSDCEETDEGNPLQQYKTTSKLTVSIEEDNVQYHELISVYYTLPRKQSRTLWSLFLDDTKNTDSSLPLENYRAPQKKYEVRIGLASVAFPSSLEREEKAGSPGKMPVTHGMPQNSEIPDDPDKGGPDVISPTTERASASQAQSTMYHRGGLGVQTEAPVLVRSNRIALNDPLSELKPRVTVNESVNIITNALGKLHIGTCPSPLKESSERDNTLSFSSSNPTDTKIPLENVAAASFAMDAQKESLLCCQPSAKATKSNKLHILPSRSIGSNQEGKYAANPATDILENSAGEKTRQNAEVKERARYICHIISKKGNGLQPRNKSIRSGLDEAVISETKVCSDFQKQTFQLDAASKVNLALQTNIPERIALKHSKTEQEETPQNSLTYEDCTHLQSFEKNSVDNQNVNSKDQFSSTTQDLLNRSATENKLILDCMKDKASDIEKRKNRPSIKNKLAAMYKTSRKFSSKKSLSPKPHINSIFSQNGAPSLEISESHGMLISPDVPQSLLQTGNENQNLNPLPDELDNIVLDQLENKKSQINEGPLLVTNESRRPFANLCNQKRETGSVRQSDKKTINSPQNLTALFPEEIVSTLNISQARIKALENNNRSVFSRITAADLGQKKKDISNVSESSFSQHSPDKISNLLMKNDSKSNIYQPQKVVSPTGYNHDQNIKQSNRLNRNLPCVEPVVNLGKMQRERHFSETSYAREPLDHQASGSNFIRHNSRYGRKFKSYSELLSCDENENWEPYNDSNRTFGSRRVMYPSIEFGIFGKEQQQAFLDNIKRSLTEGRLWRPCLLKNPGCLRKEESGSLNMSEQLTSSFAERNASAEGSSLSEPTDVHGKGPVDYSDSDSDTTTDDEYYLDDGDKESEL